The Halictus rubicundus isolate RS-2024b chromosome 3, iyHalRubi1_principal, whole genome shotgun sequence genome includes a region encoding these proteins:
- the LOC143352317 gene encoding protein unc-93 homolog A, producing MGSLPNLHELSKDKLESPAYRPAPIGGLGPIRLPAQPPPLAHTHRRARSNGHHHNLWDNDAMLEHMAAYSPISCRSTRTSALSWRRRESMNSSAGASSVRRLIAAVRAAPSGPRPPKKAILRHCAALLLGHASCSAATLPMFPLQAGLGTFNPHLGPMLLALLYATATITSCFAPILVQRLGTNLAISSSHVATTVFVGAHLYPKWYVLLPSYAVLGACITPSFIARVSHVNSSATSLALVCADPEDPDETRRECLLRRLNRGIKLAEDIGLALGCLIAAIIVKLTDSLPLDTLNNETNDVCGAEYCPEEIYIENGTINIPVLPSGTSTILISIWLGLAVLGLSISCAFLDSRMKEPQSVNEKHSAQNILASIKSAFQDPKLQLAAPLTLFIGLEQGFIYADFIEAYVVCALGGAGTVTLSFLSLASLQALAGVTLSMLLRHIKRYFVVVVGFVFHACLLLVLMTWRPSGDDPALFHVISAAWGVCNSIWETLIYTLVLGLYPNSWQGPLSTSLFWRWLGLALTLGLHGLVCTQVRVLGLACVLLLSVVPYIWLEIRLAKRGKSLAPL from the exons ATGGGTTCCTTGCCGAATCTTCACGAGTTGTCCAAGGACAAGCTAGAGAGTCCTGCTTACAGACCAGCACCGATTGGTGGTTTAGGACCTATACGACTGCCAGCTCAACCTCCACCATTAGCACATACACATAGACGCGCCAGGAGCAATGGCCACCACCATAATCTATGGGATAACGATGCTATGCTGGAG CACATGGCAGCATATTCGCCCATCTCTTGTCGCTCTACGAGGACATCGGCTTTGTCATGGCGTCGGCGTGAATCGATGAACTCGTCAGCAGGAGCATCATCGGTGCGACGTCTAATTGCAGCCGTGAGGGCGGCTCCTTCCGGTCCTCGACCTCCGAAAAAAGCGATCTTGAGACATTGCGCGGCTCTCCTCTTGGGACACGCAAGCTGCTCAGCCGCCACGTTGCCCATGTTCCCCTTGCAAGCTGGTCTTGGCACATTCAACCCTCATTTGGGACCGATGCTCCTGGCTCTTCTCTACGCAACCGCGACCATCACCAGCTGCTTTGCACCCATCCTCGTGCAAAGACTAGGGACAAATCTCGCGATAAGTTCCAGCCACGTTGCTACCACAGTCTTCGTTGGAGCGCATCTGTATCCAAAATG GTACGTGCTATTACCCAGTTATGCAGTGCTGGGTGCTTGTATAACACCGAGTTTCATAGCACGAGTTTCGCATGTGAACTCATCAGCAACTAGTCTAGCTCTGGTGTGCGCTGATCCTGAGGATCCTGATGAGACGAGACGCGAGTGCCTTCTGAGACGACTTAATAGAGGAATTAAATTAGCAGAAGACATAGGTCTCGCACTGG GTTGTCTAATCGCTGCCATAATTGTAAAATTGACAGATTCACTTCCACTAGACACGCTGAACAATGAAACAAATGATGTCTGTGGAGCAGAGTATTGTCCAGAagaaatttatattgaaaatgGCACAATTAATATACCAGTGCTACCTTCTGGAACATCCACAATATTGATCAGCATATGGCTCGGTCTTGCTGTTCTAGGATTAAGTATATCCTGCGCTTTTCTTGATTCCAGAATGAAGGAACCGCAGAGTGTGAATGAGAAGCATAGTGCTCAAAACATTCTTGCGTCCATAAAGTCTGCATTCCAAGATCCTAAATTGCAGTTGGCTGCACCACTGACTCTTTTTATTGGACTTGAACAGGGATTCATCTATGCTGACTTCATAGAA GCATATGTTGTTTGTGCTTTGGGAGGAGCTGGCACAGTAACTCTAAGTTTTTTAAGTTTGGCATCTTTACAAGCTCTTGCTGGTGTAACATTATCAATGTTGTTAAGGCACATTAAGAGATACTTTGTTGTAG TTGTTGGATTTGTATTCCATGCCTGCTTATTACTGGTTTTGATGACATGGAGGCCATCCGGCGATGATCCAGCCCTGTTCCATGTTATATCTGCTGCTTGGGGAGTTTGTAATTCTATTTGGGAAACACTGATATATA CATTAGTATTGGGTTTGTATCCAAACTCCTGGCAAGGGCCCTTATCAACATCTCTTTTTTGGAGATGGTTGGGCCTTGCTCTGACGCTTGGTTTACATGGACTAGTCTGCACACAAGTTCGAGTACTTGGCCTTGCTTGCGTGCTACTTCTGTCTGTGGTTCCTTACATATGGCTAGAGATTAGGCTAGCAAAGAGAGGTAAAAGTTTAGCACCATTGTGA
- the LOC143352318 gene encoding hexuronate transporter yields MLSSAFEKVKFLYKPYALAVVSIGYVLGELGHYLIGVTSKATAEDLHYGDISCQLNSTKLSIAELPTQCEVAKNQSVCESLELNGTRYCEWNYNGLGLDYQILAGPSFIAVFTIVGVALGIAADKYNRVRLLTICTFIFSIAIILMGAVKEYWQLVLLRMILAAGEAGCNPLATGLLSDWFSEEQRGLVMSIFNWGIYGGYGIAFPVGRYVPALNIGNLGWRACYYGAGIIGLIIAAFTLTLSEPERKTIGEEETNKDGKKVPIWKVILQPRIIVLCLAASIRHCGGMCFAYNCDLYYRDYFPDYDLGWWLFAVTIVIGSIGVVVGGVVSDKFVAKMGIRSRVACLAISQIIATPFAFGSVYFNPLWAMITLGISYFFAEMWFGIVFAVVVEIVPLHLRSTTIGAFLFVMNNIGGNLPILVEPTRMAVGFRESLYIFYAGFYGISSIMFFFTMFLMDGASKEEPPRSDITRKPELGYDNTTFSHEEGNVPTLELPRLYPQPPYRIENSRL; encoded by the exons ATGTTAAGTTCGGCGTTCGAGAAGGTCAAATTCCTATACAAACCGTACGCGTTGGCCGTAGTTTCCATTGGGTATGTGCTTGGAGAGCTGGGTCATTATTTAATTG GTGTCACTAGCAAAGCCACGGCGGAAGATTTACACTATGGCGACATTTCCTGTCAATTAAACTCGACAAAGCTATCCATCGCCGAACTCCCGACTCAATGCGAAGTTGCCAAGAACCAGAGCGT CTGCGAGTCCCTGGAGCTGAATGGCACACGTTATTGCGAATGGAACTACAACGGCCTTGGTCTGGACTATCAAATCTTAGCCGGTCCGAGTTTCATTGCCGTGTTCACGATCGTCGGTGTCGCCTTGGGCATCGCAGCTGATAAATATAATAG GGTAAGATTGCTGACAATTTGCACCTTCATCTTCAGCATCGCGATAATCCTGATGGGAGCAGTGAAGGAATACTGGCAGTTAGTTCTTCTTCGAATGATATTAGCTGCAGG AGAGGCTGGGTGCAATCCTCTGGCTACAGGGTTACTGTCGGACTGGTTCTCTGAAGAACAAAGAGGACTTGTCATGTCGATTTTCAACTGGGGAATCTACGGTGGTTATGGTATAGCGTTTCCTGTTGGTCGCTATGTACCTGCACTGAACATTGGAAatttg GGATGGAGGGCGTGTTACTACGGGGCTGGAATAATCGGGCTGATTATAGCAGCTTTCACTTTGACGTTATCCGAACCGGAGAGAAAGACGATCGGCGAAGAGGAAACGAACAAGGATGGGAAAAAAGTACCCATTTGGAAAGTGATCCTGCAGCCGAGGATTATAGTTCTCTGCTTGGCTGCGAGCATCAGACACTGCG GTGGCATGTGTTTCGCGTACAACTGTGATCTTTACTACAGAGATTACTTTCCTGACTACGATCTCGGCTGGTGGTTGTTTGCTGTGACAATTGTGATAGGTAGCATCGGTGTCGTGGTCGGTGGCGTTGTCAGTGACAAATTCGTGGCGAAAATGGGAATCAGATCGAGGGTGGCTTGCCTAGCTATTAGTCAAATCATAGCGACACCGTTCGCATTTGGTTCTGTGTACTTCAACCCCCTGTGGGCGATGATCACTCTTGGCATTTCTTACTTTTTCG CCGAGATGTGGTTCGGCATAGTCTTCGCCGTAGTGGTGGAAATAGTTCCCCTGCATCTCAGATCAACCACTATTGGTGCTTTCTTATTTGTGATGAACAACATCGGCGGAAATTTGCCGATACTCGTTGAACCGACCAGAATGGCCGTTGGCTTCCGGGAATCACTTTATATATTTTACGCTGGATTCTATGGCATCA GCTCCATCATGTTCTTCTTCACAATGTTTCTGATGGACGGAGCGTCTAAGGAAGAGCCTCCAAGGTCAGACATCACCAGGAAACCTGAATTAGGATACGACAATACAACGTTTAGTCACGAGGAAGGAAACGTACCAACGCTGGAACTTCCCCGATTGTATCCACAACCGCCGTACAGAATCGAGAACTCTAGGCTATAG